In the Oryza glaberrima chromosome 6, OglaRS2, whole genome shotgun sequence genome, one interval contains:
- the LOC127776147 gene encoding uncharacterized protein LOC127776147, with the protein MPNTDDVNSTPWSLPKRFIQEPARFVSPVVVGPGMPSSDVSLSIQLRHFLLTNGGCMDSVKLLEIDSSVAYGNDVLESFSDGSLTEGLFIDVFSLILFKDDMKYRLDTYGKRIFIPTSISVT; encoded by the exons ATGCCGAACACCGATGACGTAAATTCAACGCCATGGTCTCTGCCAAAGCGGTTCATACAAGAGCCGGCAAGATTTGTTTCACCGGTGGTTGTTGGCCCCGGTATGCCGTCATCGGACGTGTCGCTTAGCATCCAGCTCAGGCACTTCTTACTGACCAATGGTGGTTGTATGGACAG CGTGAAACTGCTAGAGATCGACAGCTCTGTTGCGTATGGAAATGATGTGCTGGAATCGTTCTCCGACGGGAGCCTGACAGAGGGGCTTTTCATAGACGTGTTCAGCTTGATTCTATTCAAGGATGACATGAAGTACAGGCTAGATACTTATggaaaaaggattttcattCCGACTTCCATATCGGTAACGTGA
- the LOC127776146 gene encoding uncharacterized protein LOC127776146 — MVPVLHHDHWSLYTINIAHRLVDIMDSNNYTLIGALVSDHHGALAKRIVKRLSDALQAVVPKSFCRFGGFRKNMMECPKMQICSNDCAFYIMRFMEAYDGNRESIKNLSIPTDSVIVRSSTLHQLMFSEYNQATPLHSDI; from the exons ATGGTTCCTGTGCTCCACCACGATCACTGGTCTCTGTATACAATCAACATTGCACATAGGCTGGTTGACATAATGGATTCAAACAACTACACTTTGATCGGAGCACTGGTAAGCGACCACCACGGTGCGTTGGCCAAACGCATCGTCAAGCGTCTGAGCGATGCGCTGCAGGCGGTAGTGCCGAAGAGCTTCTGCAGGTTCGGCGGCTTTAGGAAGAACATGATGGAGTGCCCAAAAATGCAAATTTGCTCCAACGACTGCGCCTTCTATATCATGCGGTTCATGGAGGCTTACGACGGCAACAGGGAATCCATCAAGAATCTTTCCATCCCG ACCGACTCGGTGATTGTCCGGTCAAGCACCCTGCACCAGCTGATGTTCAGCGAGTACAACCAAGCCACGCCTCTCCATTCCGATATCTAG